A single window of Syngnathus acus chromosome 23, fSynAcu1.2, whole genome shotgun sequence DNA harbors:
- the LOC119117067 gene encoding protein-methionine sulfoxide oxidase mical3a-like isoform X1: protein MGNESRREKAQVLFDEFVSASTCRAALHSFRQLCEHLHLDLDADRRGNEHPLYRAIRRRLAYWKANALWSKLERRASRQEYLQNRACRDATCAVIGAGPCGLRAAVELSFLGARVVVLEKRDTFSRNNVLHLWPFAIHDLRGLGAKKFYGKFCAGSIDHISIRQLQLVLLKVALLLGVEVHVNVEFKDVLEPPGDQRPGGETNSQPVRALVSRGFGACVPDSVCRRQSGGLPVSFQGWAGRWRHGQSPTPSIGCSLTSSWERTVAGTLCPPRPVPAGFRRKEFRGKLAIAITANFKNRNTRAEARVQEIGGVASIFNQRFFQDLRQQTGVDLENLVYYKDDTHYFVMTAKKRSLLHKGVILQDFADTELLLSRSNVDQKALQAFARTAANFSTDGQLPSLDFAINHYGRPDVAMFDFTSMYASENAAMVRRRRGHRLLVTLVGDSLLEPFWPMGTGVARGFLAALDASWMIRRWCQGDFPLDLLAERESLYRFLAQTTPENMQKNFSLYSLDPSSRYVNICLSVTPDQVRHLLDTEENAGQEPEMVGASPPIPESLSESNRLLAWCRLQTAGYPGVAVSDLTASWKSGLALCALLHRHRPQLIDFESLNPAAHHHNVGLAFDVCERELGILPLMTVEEMTSAAEPDALSMVMYLSQLYQLLRDGPPSSGAIGEESERRQSHFAASPLRPSTVWLSQDSQVRAASVTPASLLSRLGLDLSRQQMSKEKRSRPSQRCHRDQQRWHADEAIAEAPGPRVRLMARLLQAKLGHGSSSSSSSLGQRTLGSEQEADSLPVADRQHPTACASDVCFFCRQKVYVMERLSAEGLFFHRSCFACHVCRSTLRIAAYRFHAATGKFSCPRQCEPSACAGPSAPKPDRMVSCDRTQRPSCTSLLLSSEESSVATEHRRLSAFSLTPERIELENDKAERLEAEEISEEEISEEFLACFNLSTDDQTLSSEADTPVSPTYQTAWEEALEDGLRLTACQEEGDREEDQPVSEEESSDDTGAPGETSAWRNTPSTASFVTKVDSASSVRWPSPSEKEVSLAECVEGAWPEESNGRCQRVERQAEGGGARALWKAVFSRTRDKTKEAGRPAEPLHHTHDAGWWTAQRKCSPEARNNLHLETLDMAARLEKLCIRERDAAAAVVEHGARAHLQPVSDADGFARPQPAYVPHALAFRPAFPKVRERRPRRHPPPDSDGRSSCATEVAGVLVRPREPSSLSVPESLFRPYEAPRPTERRRPERSGRRRAKRRQLERLRRAQLIQWQLQLVEEEQRRLEAQGVALEQSLRGACGDDKSSFMQLWFQLVQQKNALARYESELGIYARELQLEDQQSRLQQELRERMMLDDRLKGDRELLQERAILEEMLEVLERRKALVPLLEEQRLS, encoded by the exons ATGGGAAACGAGTCGCGGCGGGAAAAGGCTCAGGTGTTGTTTGATGAGTTTGTTTCAGCGTCCACCTGCAGGGCGGCGCTGCATTCCTTCCGCCAACTGTGCGAGCACCTGCACCTGGACCTGGACGCCGATAGGCGCGGCAACGAGCATCCGCTCTACCGGGCCATCAGACGGCGTCTGGCGTATTGGAAGGCCAACGCCTTGTGGAGCAAGTTGGAGCGCCGGGCTTCCCGGCAGGAATACCTGCAGAACCGAGCCTGCCGCGACGCCACG TGCGCCGTGATCGGGGCGGGGCCCTGCGGCCTGCGCGCGGCGGTGGAGTTGAGCTTCCTGGGCGCTCGCGTGGTGGTCCTGGAGAAGAGGGATACCTTTTCCAGGAACAATGTGCTCCACCTCTGGCCCTTCGCCATCCACGACCTGCGGGGACTCGGCGCCAAGAAGTTCTACGGGAAGTTCTGCGCCGGCTCCATCGACCACATCA GTATTCGTCAACTTCAGCTGGTTCTACTCAAGGTGGCGCTGCTGCTCGGCGTGGAAGTTCACGTCAACGTGGAGTTTAAGGACGTGCTGGAGCCGCCGGGTGACCAGCGCCCGGGCGGTGAGACAAACTCCCAGCCCGTCCGTGCCCTCGTCTCTCGCGGCTTCGGCGCCTGCGTTCCCGATTCCGTCTGTCGACGTCAGTCGGGCGGGCTTCCCGTCTCTTTCCAGGGGTGGGCTGGACGCTGGAGGCATGGCCAAAGTCCCACGCCGTCAATCGGCTGCAGTTTGACATCATCGTGGGAGCGGACGGTCGCAGGAACACTTTGCCCG CCACGCCCTGTGCCCGCAGGTTTTCGGCGCAAAGAGTTCCGCGGCAAGCTGGCCATCGCCATCACCGCCAATTTCAAAAACCGAAACACTCGCGCCGAGGCCAGAGTGCAGGAGATCGGCGGCGTGGCGTCAATCTTCAACCAGCGGTTCTTCCAGGACCTCCGGCAGCAAACCG GCGTGGACCTGGAGAACCTGGTGTACTACAAAGACGACACGCACTACTTTGTCATGACAGCCAAGAAACGCAGCCTGCTCCACAAAGGAGTCATTTTACAG GACTTTGCCGACACGGAGCTGCTCCTCTCTCGAAGTAACGTGGACCAGAAGGCTTTGCAGGCCTTTGCCCGCACGGCCGCTAACTTCTCCACCGACGGGCAGCTTCCGTCTCTGGACTTTGCCATCAACCACTACGGCCGCCCGGACGTGGCCATGTTTGACTTCACGTCCATGTACGCGTCGGAGAACGCCGCTATGGTCCGCCGGCGCCGAGGGCACCGACTGCTGGTCACGCTGGTGGGGGACAGCTTGCTAGAG CCCTTCTGGCCGATGGGAACGGGCGTCGCCCGCGGCTTCTTGGCCGCCCTGGACGCGTCTTGGATGATTCGTCGGTGGTGCCAAGGAGATTTTCCCCTTGACCTCCTGGCTGAGAG AGAGAGTCTGTACCGTTTCTTGGCTCAGACTACGCCTGAAAACATGCAGAAGAACTTTTCTTTGTACTCTCTGGACCCGTCGAGTCGCTACGTCAACATCTGCCTGAGCGTCACACCTGATCAA GTGAGACATTTGCTCGACACGGAGGAGAACGCGGGACAAGAGCCGGAAATGGTGGGAGCGTCGCCGCCGATACCGG AGTCGCTCTCCGAGTCCAATCGGCTTCTGGCGTGGTGTCGGCTGCAGACGGCGGGTTACCCCGGCGTCGCCGTCAGCGACCTGACGGCGTCGTGGAAGAGCGGCTTGGCTCTGTGCGCCCTGCTCCACCGCCACAGACCCCAACTCAT AGACTTTGAGTCGCTGAACCCCGCGGCGCACCACCACAACGTTGGCTTGGCGTTTGACGTGTGCGAGCGAGAGTTGGGAATTTTGCCGCTGATGACGGTGGAGGAGATGACTTCGGCGGCAGAACCGGACGCGCTGTCCATGGTCATGTACCTCAGTCAACTCTACCAGCTGCTACGGGATGGCCCGCCTTCTTCGG GAGCCATAGGCGAGGAATCCGAGCGGCGCCAGAGCCATTTTGCCGCGTCACCGCTGCGCCCGTCTACAGTCTGGCTGTCCCAGGATTCCCAGGTCCGAGCAGCCTCGGTGACCCCGGCCTCCCTCCTGAGCCGACTTGGACTCGATCTGTCGCGGCAGCAAATGTCAAAG GAGAAGAGGAGCCGGCCGAGCCAACGGTGCCACCGAGACCAACAGcgg TGGCACGCTGACGAGGCCATCGCCGAGGCTCCCGGCCCCCGTGTCCGTTTGATGGCCCGCCTGCTGCAGGCCAAACTGGGCCACgggtcctcctcctcctcctcctctttg GGCCAGCGGACGCTGGGCTCCGAGCAGGAAGCGGACTCTCTGCCTGTGGCTGACCGCCAGCATCCG ACGGCCTGCGCCAGCGACGTGTGTTTCTTCTGCCGCCAAAAAGTTTACGTGATGGAGCGTCTGAGCGCCGAAGGGCTTTTCTTTCACCGAAGCTGCTTCGCGTGCCACGTGTGTCGGAGCACGCTCAGAATTGCCGCCTACCGATTCCACGCCGCCACCG GGAAGTTTTCGTGTCCGCGGCAATGCGAGCCGTCCGCTTGTGCCGGTCCGTCGGCGCCAAAGCCCGACCGAATGGTGTCGTGCGACAGAACTCAGCGGCCATCTTGT ACGTCACTGCTGCTGTCATCTGAAGAGTCTTCCGTGGCAACAGAGCATCGGCGCTTGTCAG CTTTTTCACTCACGCCGGAGCGAATCGAGTTGGAGAACGACAAAGCGGAGCGCCTGGAGGCCGAGGAGATCTCTGAAGAGGAGATCTCTGAGGAGTTCCTGGCCTGTTTCAACCTGAGCACAGACGACCAGACTTTGAG TTCAGAGGCAGACACTCCGGTCTCGCCGACGTACCAAACGGCGTGGGAGGAGGCTCTTGAGGACGGCCTGCGGCTGACGGCTTGCCAGGAAGAGGGGGACCGAGAGGAAGACCAGCCAGTCAGTGAGGAAGAATCCAGCGACG ACACAGGGGCGCCGGGTGAGACTTCGGCCTGGCGCAACACGCCCTCCACCGCTTCTTTCGTCACCAAGGTGGACTCCGCCTCCTCCGTGCGTTGGCCATCCCCCTCGGAGAAAGAAGTTTCGCTGGCGGAATGTGTTGAGGGGGCGTGGCCCGAAGAATCCAATGGCCGTTGCCAACGTGTTGAACGGCAAGcggaagggggcggggccaggGCGCTGTGGAAGGCTGTGTTTTCCAGGACCAGGGACAAGACCAAAGAGGCTGGCCGACCAg cagaGCCACTCCATCACACGCACGATGCTGGCTGGTGGACCGCGCAGCGCAAATGCTCGCCGGAAGCCCGCAACAAC CTGCATCTGGAGACCCTGGACATGGCAGCTCGCTTGGAGAAACTTTGCATCAGAGAGCGggacgcggcggcggcggtggtaGAGCACGGCGCTCGCGCTCATCTCCAACCCGTCTCGGACGCTGACGGCTTTGCTCGTCCTCAGCCTGCCTACGTTCCCCACGCTCTGGCCTTCAGGCCAGCGTTTCCCAAGGTCAGG GAGCGTCGGCCACGGCGCCATCCTCCCCCGGACTCGGACGGCCGCTCGTCCTGTGCCACCGAGGTGGCGGGCGTTCTGGTCCGTCCCCGGGAGCCGTCCAGCCTCAGCGTGCCCGAGAGCCTGTTCCGCCCGTACGAGGCACCTCGGCCGACGGAGCGCCGTCGGCCGGAGAGGAGCGGCCGCCGACGAGCCAAGCGGCGGCAACTCGAGAGGCTACGCCGAGCTCAG CTGATCCAGTGGCAGCTACagctggtggaggaggagcagcgacGTCTGGAGGCCCAAGGAGTGGCGCTGGAGCAAAGTCTCCGAG GAGCGTGCGGTGACGACAAAAGCAGCTTCATGCAGCTTTGGTTCCAATTGGTCCAGCAGAAGAACGCCCTGGCCCGATACGAGTCGGAGCTCGGCATTTA CGCGCGGGAACTGCAGCTGGAAGACCAACAGAGCCGACTCCAGCAGGAGCTTCGCGAGCGGATGATGCTGGACG ACCGGCTGAAGGGTGACCGGGAGCTGCTGCAGGAGCGcgccatcctggaggagatGCTGGAGGTGCTTGAGCGCAGGAAGGCCTTGGTGCCGCTGCTGGAGGAGCAAAGGCTCAGCTAG
- the LOC119117067 gene encoding protein-methionine sulfoxide oxidase mical3a-like isoform X3 — protein sequence MGNESRREKAQVLFDEFVSASTCRAALHSFRQLCEHLHLDLDADRRGNEHPLYRAIRRRLAYWKANALWSKLERRASRQEYLQNRACRDATCAVIGAGPCGLRAAVELSFLGARVVVLEKRDTFSRNNVLHLWPFAIHDLRGLGAKKFYGKFCAGSIDHISIRQLQLVLLKVALLLGVEVHVNVEFKDVLEPPGDQRPGGETNSQPVRALVSRGFGACVPDSVCRRQSGGLPVSFQGWAGRWRHGQSPTPSIGCSLTSSWERTVAGTLCPPRPVPAGFRRKEFRGKLAIAITANFKNRNTRAEARVQEIGGVASIFNQRFFQDLRQQTGVDLENLVYYKDDTHYFVMTAKKRSLLHKGVILQDFADTELLLSRSNVDQKALQAFARTAANFSTDGQLPSLDFAINHYGRPDVAMFDFTSMYASENAAMVRRRRGHRLLVTLVGDSLLEPFWPMGTGVARGFLAALDASWMIRRWCQGDFPLDLLAERESLYRFLAQTTPENMQKNFSLYSLDPSSRYVNICLSVTPDQVRHLLDTEENAGQEPEMVGASPPIPESLSESNRLLAWCRLQTAGYPGVAVSDLTASWKSGLALCALLHRHRPQLIDFESLNPAAHHHNVGLAFDVCERELGILPLMTVEEMTSAAEPDALSMVMYLSQLYQLLRDGPPSSGAIGEESERRQSHFAASPLRPSTVWLSQDSQVRAASVTPASLLSRLGLDLSRQQMSKEKRSRPSQRCHRDQQRWHADEAIAEAPGPRVRLMARLLQAKLGHGSSSSSSSLGQRTLGSEQEADSLPVADRQHPTACASDVCFFCRQKVYVMERLSAEGLFFHRSCFACHVCRSTLRIAAYRFHAATGKFSCPRQCEPSACAGPSAPKPDRMVSCDRTQRPSCTSLLLSSEESSVATEHRRLSAFSLTPERIELENDKAERLEAEEISEEEISEEFLACFNLSTDDQTLSSEADTPVSPTYQTAWEEALEDGLRLTACQEEGDREEDQPVSEEESSDDTGAPGETSAWRNTPSTASFVTKVDSASSVRWPSPSEKEVSLAECVEGAWPEESNGRCQRVERQAEGGGARALWKAVFSRTRDKTKEAGRPAEPLHHTHDAGWWTAQRKCSPEARNNLHLETLDMAARLEKLCIRERDAAAAVVEHGARAHLQPVSDADGFARPQPAYVPHALAFRPAFPKERRPRRHPPPDSDGRSSCATEVAGVLVRPREPSSLSVPESLFRPYEAPRPTERRRPERSGRRRAKRRQLERLRRAQLIQWQLQLVEEEQRRLEAQGVALEQSLRGACGDDKSSFMQLWFQLVQQKNALARYESELGIYARELQLEDQQSRLQQELRERMMLDDRLKGDRELLQERAILEEMLEVLERRKALVPLLEEQRLS from the exons ATGGGAAACGAGTCGCGGCGGGAAAAGGCTCAGGTGTTGTTTGATGAGTTTGTTTCAGCGTCCACCTGCAGGGCGGCGCTGCATTCCTTCCGCCAACTGTGCGAGCACCTGCACCTGGACCTGGACGCCGATAGGCGCGGCAACGAGCATCCGCTCTACCGGGCCATCAGACGGCGTCTGGCGTATTGGAAGGCCAACGCCTTGTGGAGCAAGTTGGAGCGCCGGGCTTCCCGGCAGGAATACCTGCAGAACCGAGCCTGCCGCGACGCCACG TGCGCCGTGATCGGGGCGGGGCCCTGCGGCCTGCGCGCGGCGGTGGAGTTGAGCTTCCTGGGCGCTCGCGTGGTGGTCCTGGAGAAGAGGGATACCTTTTCCAGGAACAATGTGCTCCACCTCTGGCCCTTCGCCATCCACGACCTGCGGGGACTCGGCGCCAAGAAGTTCTACGGGAAGTTCTGCGCCGGCTCCATCGACCACATCA GTATTCGTCAACTTCAGCTGGTTCTACTCAAGGTGGCGCTGCTGCTCGGCGTGGAAGTTCACGTCAACGTGGAGTTTAAGGACGTGCTGGAGCCGCCGGGTGACCAGCGCCCGGGCGGTGAGACAAACTCCCAGCCCGTCCGTGCCCTCGTCTCTCGCGGCTTCGGCGCCTGCGTTCCCGATTCCGTCTGTCGACGTCAGTCGGGCGGGCTTCCCGTCTCTTTCCAGGGGTGGGCTGGACGCTGGAGGCATGGCCAAAGTCCCACGCCGTCAATCGGCTGCAGTTTGACATCATCGTGGGAGCGGACGGTCGCAGGAACACTTTGCCCG CCACGCCCTGTGCCCGCAGGTTTTCGGCGCAAAGAGTTCCGCGGCAAGCTGGCCATCGCCATCACCGCCAATTTCAAAAACCGAAACACTCGCGCCGAGGCCAGAGTGCAGGAGATCGGCGGCGTGGCGTCAATCTTCAACCAGCGGTTCTTCCAGGACCTCCGGCAGCAAACCG GCGTGGACCTGGAGAACCTGGTGTACTACAAAGACGACACGCACTACTTTGTCATGACAGCCAAGAAACGCAGCCTGCTCCACAAAGGAGTCATTTTACAG GACTTTGCCGACACGGAGCTGCTCCTCTCTCGAAGTAACGTGGACCAGAAGGCTTTGCAGGCCTTTGCCCGCACGGCCGCTAACTTCTCCACCGACGGGCAGCTTCCGTCTCTGGACTTTGCCATCAACCACTACGGCCGCCCGGACGTGGCCATGTTTGACTTCACGTCCATGTACGCGTCGGAGAACGCCGCTATGGTCCGCCGGCGCCGAGGGCACCGACTGCTGGTCACGCTGGTGGGGGACAGCTTGCTAGAG CCCTTCTGGCCGATGGGAACGGGCGTCGCCCGCGGCTTCTTGGCCGCCCTGGACGCGTCTTGGATGATTCGTCGGTGGTGCCAAGGAGATTTTCCCCTTGACCTCCTGGCTGAGAG AGAGAGTCTGTACCGTTTCTTGGCTCAGACTACGCCTGAAAACATGCAGAAGAACTTTTCTTTGTACTCTCTGGACCCGTCGAGTCGCTACGTCAACATCTGCCTGAGCGTCACACCTGATCAA GTGAGACATTTGCTCGACACGGAGGAGAACGCGGGACAAGAGCCGGAAATGGTGGGAGCGTCGCCGCCGATACCGG AGTCGCTCTCCGAGTCCAATCGGCTTCTGGCGTGGTGTCGGCTGCAGACGGCGGGTTACCCCGGCGTCGCCGTCAGCGACCTGACGGCGTCGTGGAAGAGCGGCTTGGCTCTGTGCGCCCTGCTCCACCGCCACAGACCCCAACTCAT AGACTTTGAGTCGCTGAACCCCGCGGCGCACCACCACAACGTTGGCTTGGCGTTTGACGTGTGCGAGCGAGAGTTGGGAATTTTGCCGCTGATGACGGTGGAGGAGATGACTTCGGCGGCAGAACCGGACGCGCTGTCCATGGTCATGTACCTCAGTCAACTCTACCAGCTGCTACGGGATGGCCCGCCTTCTTCGG GAGCCATAGGCGAGGAATCCGAGCGGCGCCAGAGCCATTTTGCCGCGTCACCGCTGCGCCCGTCTACAGTCTGGCTGTCCCAGGATTCCCAGGTCCGAGCAGCCTCGGTGACCCCGGCCTCCCTCCTGAGCCGACTTGGACTCGATCTGTCGCGGCAGCAAATGTCAAAG GAGAAGAGGAGCCGGCCGAGCCAACGGTGCCACCGAGACCAACAGcgg TGGCACGCTGACGAGGCCATCGCCGAGGCTCCCGGCCCCCGTGTCCGTTTGATGGCCCGCCTGCTGCAGGCCAAACTGGGCCACgggtcctcctcctcctcctcctctttg GGCCAGCGGACGCTGGGCTCCGAGCAGGAAGCGGACTCTCTGCCTGTGGCTGACCGCCAGCATCCG ACGGCCTGCGCCAGCGACGTGTGTTTCTTCTGCCGCCAAAAAGTTTACGTGATGGAGCGTCTGAGCGCCGAAGGGCTTTTCTTTCACCGAAGCTGCTTCGCGTGCCACGTGTGTCGGAGCACGCTCAGAATTGCCGCCTACCGATTCCACGCCGCCACCG GGAAGTTTTCGTGTCCGCGGCAATGCGAGCCGTCCGCTTGTGCCGGTCCGTCGGCGCCAAAGCCCGACCGAATGGTGTCGTGCGACAGAACTCAGCGGCCATCTTGT ACGTCACTGCTGCTGTCATCTGAAGAGTCTTCCGTGGCAACAGAGCATCGGCGCTTGTCAG CTTTTTCACTCACGCCGGAGCGAATCGAGTTGGAGAACGACAAAGCGGAGCGCCTGGAGGCCGAGGAGATCTCTGAAGAGGAGATCTCTGAGGAGTTCCTGGCCTGTTTCAACCTGAGCACAGACGACCAGACTTTGAG TTCAGAGGCAGACACTCCGGTCTCGCCGACGTACCAAACGGCGTGGGAGGAGGCTCTTGAGGACGGCCTGCGGCTGACGGCTTGCCAGGAAGAGGGGGACCGAGAGGAAGACCAGCCAGTCAGTGAGGAAGAATCCAGCGACG ACACAGGGGCGCCGGGTGAGACTTCGGCCTGGCGCAACACGCCCTCCACCGCTTCTTTCGTCACCAAGGTGGACTCCGCCTCCTCCGTGCGTTGGCCATCCCCCTCGGAGAAAGAAGTTTCGCTGGCGGAATGTGTTGAGGGGGCGTGGCCCGAAGAATCCAATGGCCGTTGCCAACGTGTTGAACGGCAAGcggaagggggcggggccaggGCGCTGTGGAAGGCTGTGTTTTCCAGGACCAGGGACAAGACCAAAGAGGCTGGCCGACCAg cagaGCCACTCCATCACACGCACGATGCTGGCTGGTGGACCGCGCAGCGCAAATGCTCGCCGGAAGCCCGCAACAAC CTGCATCTGGAGACCCTGGACATGGCAGCTCGCTTGGAGAAACTTTGCATCAGAGAGCGggacgcggcggcggcggtggtaGAGCACGGCGCTCGCGCTCATCTCCAACCCGTCTCGGACGCTGACGGCTTTGCTCGTCCTCAGCCTGCCTACGTTCCCCACGCTCTGGCCTTCAGGCCAGCGTTTCCCAAG GAGCGTCGGCCACGGCGCCATCCTCCCCCGGACTCGGACGGCCGCTCGTCCTGTGCCACCGAGGTGGCGGGCGTTCTGGTCCGTCCCCGGGAGCCGTCCAGCCTCAGCGTGCCCGAGAGCCTGTTCCGCCCGTACGAGGCACCTCGGCCGACGGAGCGCCGTCGGCCGGAGAGGAGCGGCCGCCGACGAGCCAAGCGGCGGCAACTCGAGAGGCTACGCCGAGCTCAG CTGATCCAGTGGCAGCTACagctggtggaggaggagcagcgacGTCTGGAGGCCCAAGGAGTGGCGCTGGAGCAAAGTCTCCGAG GAGCGTGCGGTGACGACAAAAGCAGCTTCATGCAGCTTTGGTTCCAATTGGTCCAGCAGAAGAACGCCCTGGCCCGATACGAGTCGGAGCTCGGCATTTA CGCGCGGGAACTGCAGCTGGAAGACCAACAGAGCCGACTCCAGCAGGAGCTTCGCGAGCGGATGATGCTGGACG ACCGGCTGAAGGGTGACCGGGAGCTGCTGCAGGAGCGcgccatcctggaggagatGCTGGAGGTGCTTGAGCGCAGGAAGGCCTTGGTGCCGCTGCTGGAGGAGCAAAGGCTCAGCTAG